From a single Salmo salar chromosome ssa22, Ssal_v3.1, whole genome shotgun sequence genomic region:
- the camk1b gene encoding calcium/calmodulin-dependent protein kinase type 1 isoform X2: MPLGDDGHSWKKKTSDVKENFDFKEILGTGAFSEVVLAEEKRTQKLVAIKCIPKKALEGKENSIENEIAVLHKLKHANIVSLEDIFESKSHLYLVMQLVSGGELFDRIVEKGFYTEKDASKLIQQILDAVKYLHDMGIVHRDLKPENLLYYSMEEDSKIMISDFGLSKIEGSGSVMSTACGTPGYVAPEVLAQKPYSKAVDCWSIGVIAYILLCGYPPFYDENDAKLFEQILKAEYEFDSPYWDDISDSAKDFIVHLMEKDPRIRYTCDQALQHPWIAGDTALDKNIHESVSAQIRKNFAKSKWRQAFNATAVVRHMRRLQLGTSQEATSQTTLPSPLRAHLLLSEATETEDTTESPCEGGCSQSADGGAERDHLSNCTYRCHPTSRV; the protein is encoded by the exons GGGGGCTTTCTCCGAGGTGGTCCTAGCAGAAGAGAAGAGGACACAGAAACTGGTGGCCATCAAATGCATCCCTAAGAAAGCCCTGGAAGGCAAAGAGAACAGCATAGAAAATGAGATCGCTGTCCTGCACAA gttaaaaCATGCCAACATTGTCTCCCTGGAGGATATATTTGAGAGTAAATCCCACCTCTACCTGGTTATGCAGCT cGTGTCTGGTGGGGAGCTGTTTGACAGGATAGTGGAGAAGGGCTTTTACACAGAGAAAGATGCCAGCAAGCTCATCCAGCAGATCCTGGACGCTGTCAAATACCTCCATGACATGGGCATCGTACACCGCGACCTGAAG CCGGAGAACCTTCTGTACTACAGTATGGAGGAGGACTCTAAGATCATGATCAGTGACTTTGGCCTGTCAAAGATCGAGGGATCTGGAAGTGTCATGTCCACAGCCTGCGGAACACCAGGATACGTGG CCCCTGAAGTGTTGGCCCAGAAACCCTACAGCAAGGCGGTGGACTGTTGGTCAATCGGTGTCATCGCCTACATCCT TTTGTGTGGATACCCTCCGTTCTATGACGAGAACGACGCCAAGCTTTTTGAGCAGATTCTGAAGGCTGAATATGAGTTTGACTCTCCTTACTGGGACGATATCTCTGACTCAG CCAAAGACTTCATAGTCCACTTGATGGAGAAGGACCCCAGGATACGCTACACATGTGACCAGGCTCTGCAGCACCCCTG gATCGCTGGTGACACCGCTCTAGATAAGAACATCCATGAGTCTGTCAGTGCTCAGATCAGGAAGAACTTTGCCAAGAGCAAGTGGAGG CAAGCGTTTAATGCCACGGCGGTGGTGCGTCACATGAGGCGTCTGCAGCTAGGCACCAGTCAGGAGGCCACCAGTCAGACCACGCTGCCCAGCCCCCTCAGAGCCCACCTGCTGCTTTCTGAGGCCACAGAAACAGAGGACACCACCG AGTCTCCGTGTGAGGGGGGCTGCTCCCAGAGTGCTGATGGGGGGGCGGAGCGCGACCACCTCTCCAACTGCACCTACCGCTGCCATCCAACCAGCCGGGTCTGA